In uncultured Umboniibacter sp., one genomic interval encodes:
- a CDS encoding metalloregulator ArsR/SmtB family transcription factor, whose product MNIEEAAKALKELGHPSRLAIYKRLVRGGSKGVAVGTIQDELDIPGSTLSHHLSSLTSAGLIHQRREGRTLFCVAQFEQLDLVITFLQDECCTD is encoded by the coding sequence ATGAATATTGAAGAAGCGGCAAAGGCACTCAAAGAACTAGGTCATCCATCTAGATTAGCAATCTACAAACGACTCGTTAGGGGCGGTAGCAAGGGCGTTGCTGTTGGCACAATTCAAGATGAACTCGACATTCCCGGGTCAACACTTTCCCATCACTTATCGAGTTTAACCTCAGCCGGTTTGATTCATCAAAGACGCGAGGGGAGAACACTATTTTGTGTGGCGCAGTTTGAGCAGCTAGATTTAGTCATTACGTTTTTACAGGATGAATGCTGTACGGACTAA
- a CDS encoding lactoylglutathione lyase family protein: protein MSTYPRTFSHIGISVPDVEKAAKFYSEVMGWYHIMEPTVIYEEADTPIGQMCIDVFGTGWGSFKIAHMSTGDKIGVEMFEFKNNETPTEFEYWKTSTFHFCVQDPDIEGLVKKIVDHGGKQRMPIREYYPGEKPYRMCYVQDPFGLIFEVYSHSYELTYSQGAY, encoded by the coding sequence ATGTCAACTTATCCAAGAACTTTTTCTCATATTGGAATCTCCGTACCTGATGTAGAAAAGGCCGCCAAATTTTATAGTGAAGTGATGGGCTGGTACCATATTATGGAGCCAACCGTTATTTATGAAGAAGCCGACACGCCGATTGGGCAAATGTGTATTGATGTTTTTGGTACCGGCTGGGGCTCTTTTAAAATTGCGCATATGTCTACTGGCGATAAAATTGGTGTAGAGATGTTTGAATTCAAGAACAATGAGACGCCAACCGAGTTTGAGTACTGGAAGACAAGTACTTTCCACTTCTGCGTTCAGGATCCAGATATTGAGGGCTTAGTGAAGAAGATTGTTGATCATGGTGGTAAGCAGCGAATGCCAATTCGCGAATACTATCCCGGTGAAAAGCCCTATAGAATGTGCTATGTACAAGATCCCTTTGGCTTAATTTTCGAAGTTTATTCACACAGCTACGAGCTCACCTATTCTCAAGGGGCTTATTAG
- a CDS encoding permease — MKFTMEMLQDSLAMFAFLAVELTLLFLLISYLVGVLQEYIPPSKIQTILSSKNGKGYVVASLLGAITPFCSCSTIPFLKGLLRAKAGFGTMMVFLFASPLLNPIIIGLFAVTFGIGVTIFYFTVAMSVSIISGYTLEKLGFEKYIKAEAYIDPVKKGCQGNSESSVKDSKWKLIWLSTWNDFKKVLPYLMGGIALGSVIYGFMPTEFVSAVASEDNPFAVPIAAIIGIPLYIRAEAVIPLSAALAAKGMSLGAVMALIIGSAGASLTEVILLKSIFKNPMILAFLTVIIGMAITAGYLYTFIF, encoded by the coding sequence ATGAAATTTACAATGGAAATGTTACAAGATAGTTTAGCAATGTTTGCTTTTCTGGCCGTTGAGTTGACTCTGCTGTTTCTACTCATCAGTTACTTGGTTGGAGTGCTGCAGGAATACATTCCACCTAGCAAGATACAAACCATTTTGAGTAGCAAAAATGGCAAGGGCTATGTTGTGGCAAGTCTCCTAGGTGCGATTACGCCTTTTTGTTCTTGTTCAACGATACCCTTTTTGAAAGGGTTGCTTCGCGCTAAAGCCGGTTTTGGTACGATGATGGTATTCCTGTTTGCAAGCCCTTTGCTGAACCCAATAATTATCGGCTTATTCGCAGTGACTTTTGGTATCGGCGTTACTATCTTCTATTTCACGGTAGCTATGAGTGTCTCGATTATCTCTGGCTATACCTTGGAAAAACTCGGGTTCGAAAAATATATCAAGGCAGAAGCCTATATAGATCCAGTGAAAAAAGGCTGTCAGGGGAATTCTGAGTCATCAGTGAAAGATAGCAAATGGAAGCTAATTTGGTTGTCAACTTGGAACGATTTTAAGAAAGTACTTCCTTACTTAATGGGTGGTATTGCGCTTGGCTCGGTCATCTATGGCTTTATGCCAACTGAATTTGTCTCGGCAGTGGCTAGCGAGGATAACCCGTTTGCTGTACCGATAGCGGCGATCATTGGTATTCCTCTCTACATTCGTGCAGAAGCGGTGATTCCATTAAGTGCTGCGCTCGCTGCGAAGGGAATGAGTTTGGGCGCGGTGATGGCACTCATTATCGGCAGTGCAGGGGCGAGCCTAACCGAAGTTATATTGCTTAAATCGATCTTCAAAAATCCAATGATCTTGGCGTTTTTGACAGTGATCATTGGTATGGCAATCACAGCTGGGTATTTATATACGTTCATCTTCTAA
- a CDS encoding VOC family protein translates to MLKSIHHAAIICSDYERSKRFYVSLLGLEVIAENYRADRDSFKLDLRLPDSGQIELFSFPNPPDRPSFPEAVGLRHLAFNVESVELVRDYLMSEGLAVEPIRIDEYTQRKFAFFSDPDGLPLELYEQVVSE, encoded by the coding sequence ATGCTCAAATCCATTCATCATGCAGCGATAATTTGCTCAGATTACGAACGTTCTAAGCGCTTTTACGTCTCGCTTCTGGGTCTGGAGGTGATCGCTGAAAATTATCGAGCAGATAGAGACTCATTTAAACTTGATCTTAGGTTGCCCGATTCTGGGCAGATCGAGTTGTTTTCATTTCCTAACCCCCCAGATAGACCCAGCTTTCCTGAAGCTGTAGGTCTCAGACATCTGGCCTTTAACGTTGAGTCTGTAGAGTTAGTTCGAGATTATCTAATGTCCGAGGGTTTGGCCGTTGAACCAATTAGGATAGATGAATATACCCAAAGAAAGTTTGCCTTCTTTAGCGATCCGGATGGGCTTCCTCTAGAATTATATGAGCAGGTTGTCAGCGAGTAA
- a CDS encoding PQQ-binding-like beta-propeller repeat protein, producing the protein MNKLFLGIKSHVVCIDKRDGKELWRTKLKSSTITNVYYEDDQVFAYSGGHLVCLNIRDGSVVWTNPLKGLGYSTCIMASEQQSASVIANQIASQQAAAAASASSVGVTAASN; encoded by the coding sequence TTGAATAAATTATTTTTAGGTATAAAGAGTCACGTAGTGTGTATTGATAAGCGCGACGGCAAGGAGCTTTGGCGAACCAAGTTGAAAAGCTCGACCATCACGAATGTCTATTACGAAGATGATCAAGTTTTTGCCTATTCAGGCGGTCATCTCGTTTGTCTTAACATCCGTGATGGGAGCGTTGTTTGGACGAACCCGCTCAAGGGATTAGGTTATAGCACGTGTATTATGGCTAGTGAGCAACAGAGCGCTTCGGTGATTGCTAATCAGATTGCCAGCCAACAAGCTGCCGCTGCAGCGAGTGCCAGCTCAGTCGGTGTTACAGCAGCCAGTAATTAG
- a CDS encoding MarC family protein: MIDILAVFITFFAVIDPIGTVPVFIAVTAKYDEKTKRRVALLATFVSACVLLFFLVVGEIVLTALSIPLPAFQISGGIVLFLFALNMIFGDSKPDEEIKSIQDSHKETAIFPLAVPSIASPGAMLAAVLLTKNSVYTLWEQTQTALVMLAVLVLAYILMLLAGFIIRLIGTSGASVISRVMGLILSSIAITNILTGFHDYYKAL; encoded by the coding sequence ATGATTGATATTCTAGCTGTATTTATAACATTTTTTGCTGTGATTGATCCTATTGGTACCGTACCGGTATTTATAGCCGTAACCGCTAAATATGACGAAAAAACAAAACGTCGAGTTGCGCTGCTCGCAACCTTTGTATCGGCCTGTGTGTTGTTGTTCTTTTTAGTTGTGGGTGAAATTGTATTAACGGCGCTCTCTATTCCTCTTCCCGCCTTCCAAATATCAGGTGGGATCGTTCTGTTCTTATTCGCTCTCAATATGATCTTTGGCGATAGCAAGCCAGATGAAGAGATAAAATCAATTCAAGATTCTCACAAAGAAACGGCGATCTTTCCCCTTGCAGTGCCCTCCATAGCCAGTCCTGGAGCGATGTTAGCGGCGGTACTCTTAACTAAAAACTCTGTCTATACGCTTTGGGAGCAAACGCAAACTGCGTTGGTAATGTTAGCTGTCCTGGTTTTAGCTTATATATTAATGCTACTGGCTGGTTTTATTATTCGTCTTATCGGTACAAGCGGTGCAAGTGTAATCAGCCGAGTAATGGGCCTAATTCTTTCATCGATTGCCATCACTAATATCTTAACGGGCTTCCATGATTATTATAAAGCTCTCTAG
- a CDS encoding VOC family protein → MKLGCFSVSLAVTNLQESKKFYEQLGFHTFAGDEAHNFLIMKNGDTNIGLFQGMFQSNILTFNPGWDQNAEPIGDFTDARELIEHCQANGVEVTQSSIESDQGPASFSIQDPDGNVILIDQHI, encoded by the coding sequence ATGAAATTAGGTTGTTTTTCGGTCAGCCTAGCGGTGACGAATTTACAGGAATCGAAGAAATTCTACGAGCAACTCGGCTTTCACACTTTTGCCGGCGATGAAGCGCATAATTTTTTAATAATGAAAAATGGCGATACGAATATTGGGCTTTTCCAAGGTATGTTTCAGAGTAACATCCTTACTTTTAATCCGGGTTGGGATCAAAATGCAGAACCGATTGGCGATTTTACTGACGCTCGAGAATTGATTGAGCATTGTCAGGCTAATGGCGTAGAAGTGACCCAATCCTCCATTGAATCGGATCAGGGGCCGGCAAGCTTCTCGATACAAGACCCAGATGGCAACGTTATCCTAATTGACCAGCACATCTAA
- a CDS encoding ferritin-like domain-containing protein — protein MNEATTKEAIEALNTIMEYELAGVVKYTHYSLMIFGYNRIPIVSWLKGNATESLDHAHKAGELVTLLGGHPSLKIGPLLETEKHDVGDIMRESLEHEGAALAAYYDLLKIVEGKSVLLEEYAREMIMLEEMHRDEVNKMLRKPGEIAQFEE, from the coding sequence ATGAATGAAGCTACTACTAAAGAGGCTATTGAGGCTCTGAATACCATTATGGAGTACGAACTAGCGGGCGTAGTCAAATACACCCATTACTCACTAATGATTTTCGGCTATAACCGCATTCCCATTGTCTCGTGGCTTAAGGGAAACGCCACCGAAAGCTTGGATCATGCACACAAAGCGGGAGAGCTTGTTACGTTACTTGGCGGGCATCCCTCACTTAAGATTGGGCCACTTCTTGAGACTGAGAAGCATGATGTGGGAGATATCATGCGTGAAAGCTTGGAACATGAAGGTGCTGCGCTAGCCGCGTATTATGACTTGCTGAAAATTGTAGAGGGTAAGTCAGTACTGCTAGAAGAGTATGCACGAGAGATGATTATGCTTGAAGAAATGCACCGAGATGAAGTGAATAAGATGCTTCGAAAGCCCGGCGAAATTGCACAATTTGAGGAGTAG
- a CDS encoding DUF5666 domain-containing protein, whose translation MDNRLKTILIATGLLFSATSFANDIEGAIESIDQESQSLVVQGITFHATDSTDYDDGLNQFSDLQLGQVVEIDFEYKDGQHYATEIELERD comes from the coding sequence ATGGATAACCGCTTAAAAACAATTCTCATTGCTACTGGTCTGTTATTTTCTGCGACGTCATTCGCTAACGACATCGAAGGCGCTATCGAAAGCATTGATCAGGAATCCCAGTCTCTCGTTGTTCAAGGCATCACCTTTCATGCAACGGACTCGACCGATTACGATGATGGTCTAAATCAATTCTCTGACCTGCAATTAGGGCAAGTCGTTGAGATAGATTTTGAGTACAAGGATGGTCAGCACTATGCCACTGAAATTGAGCTTGAAAGAGACTAA
- a CDS encoding helix-turn-helix transcriptional regulator, producing the protein MKALRLERHWSQEQLAHLSGLNVRTIQRVEKGQKAGSETLKSLAAVFEISIEELNAVIGHESQVGDDELVVEDKDNSRYKQAQEKIKSKKYFYGLSGLLTLIFLLLMLPNYNGGENLAPLIVVFLSFATIIIGLAIHVFQPFGEEWEEDQITQLLARKNRKEHSDLDT; encoded by the coding sequence GTGAAAGCATTGAGATTGGAACGACATTGGTCGCAAGAGCAACTAGCGCACTTAAGTGGTTTAAATGTGCGAACAATACAGCGAGTGGAAAAGGGGCAAAAAGCAGGAAGCGAAACCTTGAAGTCTCTGGCTGCCGTCTTTGAAATTTCAATCGAAGAGCTTAACGCTGTGATTGGCCATGAATCCCAGGTAGGGGACGATGAATTAGTTGTCGAAGATAAAGATAATTCCCGTTATAAGCAGGCTCAAGAGAAGATAAAATCAAAAAAGTATTTTTACGGGCTAAGCGGGTTACTCACGCTTATTTTTCTTCTTTTAATGCTACCTAACTACAATGGCGGAGAGAATTTGGCTCCGCTAATTGTCGTGTTCTTATCGTTTGCAACAATTATTATTGGGCTGGCCATTCACGTATTTCAACCTTTTGGCGAAGAGTGGGAAGAGGATCAAATAACGCAGTTATTAGCTCGAAAAAACCGTAAAGAACACTCGGACCTAGACACCTAA